Proteins encoded within one genomic window of Perognathus longimembris pacificus isolate PPM17 chromosome 28, ASM2315922v1, whole genome shotgun sequence:
- the LOC125344082 gene encoding melanoma-associated antigen 10-like yields the protein MMPHSRKGRQGECEDNPQDQREASQGVVSECPVPVAEEKKDGKKEEEEDEEEMAIDSSSSTAMIPATPRSVLPTGVPSCPQSPLRASSPPIDLVSITQNQVNQGSRSRVAERLFPRGGLVDPESLLTNSIPLVLFLLSKYGMKVVTTKAEMLDVIKNHHNYFSMILRRAADCLQLIFGIDVNEVDPINHSYVLVTSLGLTYDGLQSDVQGLPKTGLLIMILCLIFMKGNCISEEEVWDSLNKMGVWSDREHYLSGNPRKLITEDFVQEQYLEYRQVPNSDPARYEFLWGPRAHLETSKMKILKHWAKFSGCDPSSFPALYKEALREEEDAL from the coding sequence ATGATGCCTCATAGTCGGAAGGGCCGGCAGGGCGAGTGTGAGGATAACCCCCAGGACCAGAGAGAGGCGTCGCAGGGCGTGGTGAGTGAGTGCCCGGTCCCTGTGGCTGAGGAGAAGAAAgatgggaagaaggaggaggaagaggatgaagaggagatGGCCATTGACTCTTCTTCCAGTACTGCTATGATCCCAGCCACTCCAAGATCAGTGCTTCCTACTGGAGTACCAAGTTGTCCCCAGAGTCCTCTGAgagcctcctctccccccattgACTTGGTTTCTATTACACAGAACCAAGTCAATCAGGGCTCCAGGAGCCGTGTAGCGGAACGTCTGTTCCCCAGGGGTGGTCTGGTAGATCCTGAATCACTGTTGACAAATTCAATACCCTTAGTACTCttcttgcttagcaagtatggAATGAAAGTGGTGACCACCAAAGCAGAAATGTTGGATGTCATCAAAAATCACCATAATTACTTCTCTATGATCTTACGCAGAGCTGCTGACTGTCTGCAGTTGATCTTTGGCATTGATGTAAATGAGGTGGACCCCATTAACCATTCCTATGTCCTTGTCACTTCCCTGGGGCTCACGTATGATGGGTTGCAGAGTGATGTCCAGGGATTGCCCAAGACAGGCCTTCTGATTATGATCTTGTGTCTCATCTTCATGAAGGGCAACTGTATCTCTGAAGAGGAAGTCTGGGACTCACTTAATAAGATGGGGGTGTGGTCTGACAGGGAGCACTACCTGTCTGGGAATCCCAGGAAGTTAATCACTGAAGATTTTGTGCAGGAGCAGTACCTGGAGTACCGCCAGGTGCCCAACAGTGATCCTGCTCGCTATGAGTTCCTGTGGGGCCCCAGAGCCCACTTAGAAACCAGCAAGATGAAAATCCTGAAACACTGGGCCAAGTTCAGTGGGTGTGATCCAAGCAGCTTCCCTGCCCTGTATAAAGAAGCATTGAGAGAGGAAGAAGATGCTCTGTAA